A portion of the Edaphobacter lichenicola genome contains these proteins:
- a CDS encoding biotin transporter BioY, with protein sequence MQNLTAVLPQSIRSNDAISGKLVRVGLGTLFLTASSWVSIPTVPIPTTMQTYAVLVIGAVFGARLGAVTVLAWLAEAMLGMPVLAHGAAGFAVFLGPSAGFLFSFPVAAAFVGWLADRKLDRSIAASALSMLAGNAINLSLGVLWLAAVVGWHRAVLFGFTPFWIGALIKAFLATATIWCVRNRRSKPAVQLP encoded by the coding sequence GTGCAAAATCTGACTGCTGTTCTACCTCAATCTATTCGCAGCAATGACGCAATCTCTGGCAAACTCGTTCGCGTCGGCCTCGGAACGCTCTTCCTCACCGCGTCCTCATGGGTATCTATTCCAACCGTTCCCATCCCGACAACCATGCAGACGTATGCTGTGCTTGTCATCGGAGCTGTGTTCGGTGCTCGTCTTGGCGCTGTGACCGTGCTGGCGTGGCTGGCCGAAGCGATGCTGGGTATGCCCGTACTTGCTCACGGAGCGGCTGGATTCGCAGTATTTCTCGGACCATCGGCTGGCTTTCTCTTCAGCTTTCCCGTGGCAGCAGCCTTCGTCGGTTGGCTGGCGGATCGCAAACTTGACCGCAGCATCGCGGCCTCCGCTCTCTCCATGCTTGCTGGAAACGCCATCAATCTATCGCTCGGTGTTCTATGGCTCGCAGCCGTAGTCGGTTGGCATCGTGCAGTCCTCTTCGGCTTCACGCCATTTTGGATCGGCGCTCTGATCAAGGCATTCCTTGCAACCGCCACGATATGGTGCGTCCGTAATCGCCGCTCGAAGCCTGCTGTCCAACTGCCGTGA
- a CDS encoding aldo/keto reductase translates to MDKKQLGNSDLNLSPIGFGAWAIGGGDWAFSWGPQDDNDSIAAIHKAIDLGINWIDTAAVYGLGHSEEVVGKAIKSASSKPYIFTKSSMVWDEKREITNNLKQIHREVEDSLRRLQVEAIDLYQVHWPKPDEDIEEGWTAMADLQRQGKVRWIGVSNFSVSQMERAIKIAPITSNQPPYSMLNRAVEAEILPFTHKHNIGTINYAPMHSGLLTGAMSKERVANFPKDDFRRNAKNYQEPLLSRNLTIADFLKTIGTRHNVTAGVVAIAWTLHNPAITAAIVGGRNAKQVEGVIPAITFRLTEAEYAEINAFLAAHP, encoded by the coding sequence ATGGACAAGAAACAATTAGGCAACTCAGACCTCAACCTCTCCCCCATCGGCTTCGGTGCATGGGCCATTGGCGGAGGCGACTGGGCCTTCTCCTGGGGCCCGCAGGACGATAACGACTCCATCGCAGCCATTCACAAAGCCATCGACCTCGGCATCAACTGGATCGACACCGCCGCCGTCTACGGCCTCGGCCACTCCGAAGAGGTAGTCGGCAAAGCTATCAAATCCGCATCGAGCAAGCCCTACATCTTCACAAAAAGTTCGATGGTCTGGGACGAGAAGCGCGAGATCACCAACAACCTCAAGCAAATCCATCGCGAGGTCGAAGATAGCCTCCGCCGCCTCCAGGTCGAAGCCATCGACCTCTATCAGGTCCACTGGCCCAAGCCCGACGAAGACATCGAAGAAGGCTGGACTGCAATGGCCGACCTCCAACGCCAAGGCAAAGTCCGCTGGATCGGCGTCTCCAACTTCAGCGTCTCGCAGATGGAGCGCGCCATCAAGATCGCTCCCATCACCTCGAACCAGCCGCCCTACTCCATGCTCAACCGCGCCGTCGAAGCCGAGATCCTCCCCTTCACCCACAAGCACAACATCGGCACCATCAACTACGCCCCCATGCACTCCGGCCTGCTCACCGGAGCTATGTCGAAAGAGCGCGTCGCCAACTTCCCCAAGGACGACTTCCGCCGCAACGCAAAGAACTACCAGGAGCCTCTCCTCTCACGCAATCTCACTATCGCCGACTTCCTCAAAACCATCGGCACCCGTCATAACGTCACCGCCGGCGTCGTAGCCATCGCCTGGACACTCCACAACCCAGCCATCACCGCAGCCATCGTCGGCGGCCGCAACGCCAAACAGGTCGAAGGCGTCATCCCCGCCATCACCTTCCGCCTCACCGAGGCCGAATACGCCGAAATCAACGCCTTCCTCGCCGCACATCCTTGA
- a CDS encoding aminopeptidase: protein MMDQATQAAPDLRTTAFPAEFTPGARNAVTTCLRIQPDEKVTLITDERCLTIAASLVAELERIGCVWNAFVLEALAPRPLVDLPTTILDDMETSQVSIFAVEVQPNELHSRMQMTDVVNRRRMRHAHMVNITPEIMTQGMRADFLAIDSLSQAVLDKVRAATYVRATTPAGTDIHAQLNPDYRWFKTSGIISTEKWGNLPGGECFTAPGEVNGVFVVDGVVGDFLCARYGILRDQPLTINIEGNRITRVSSENKALERDFWAYTHTDENSDRVGEFAIGTNIGVDRVIGNILQDEKFPGIHIAFGDPYGAHTGAPWKSSTHIDVVGLEFSIWLGDADGEEQIMRDGQFLIEA from the coding sequence ATGATGGATCAAGCAACGCAGGCAGCACCAGACCTCCGCACCACCGCCTTTCCCGCCGAGTTCACGCCCGGCGCTCGCAACGCGGTCACCACCTGCCTGCGCATTCAGCCCGACGAGAAGGTCACCCTCATCACCGACGAGCGCTGCCTCACCATCGCAGCCTCTCTCGTCGCAGAACTTGAGCGCATCGGCTGCGTGTGGAATGCCTTCGTCCTCGAAGCCCTTGCACCACGCCCGCTCGTTGATCTCCCCACCACAATCCTCGACGACATGGAGACATCGCAGGTCAGTATCTTCGCCGTCGAAGTCCAGCCCAACGAACTCCACAGCCGCATGCAGATGACCGACGTCGTCAATCGCCGCCGCATGCGCCACGCTCACATGGTCAACATCACGCCCGAGATCATGACCCAAGGTATGCGCGCCGACTTCCTCGCCATCGACAGCCTCTCCCAGGCCGTCCTCGACAAAGTCCGCGCCGCAACCTACGTCCGCGCCACCACCCCCGCCGGCACCGATATCCACGCCCAGCTCAACCCCGACTACCGCTGGTTCAAAACCTCCGGCATCATCAGCACCGAAAAATGGGGCAACCTCCCCGGCGGCGAGTGCTTCACCGCGCCCGGCGAAGTCAACGGTGTCTTCGTCGTCGATGGCGTCGTAGGCGACTTCCTCTGCGCCCGCTACGGCATCCTTCGCGACCAGCCCCTCACCATCAACATCGAAGGCAACCGCATCACCCGCGTCTCCAGCGAAAACAAAGCCCTCGAGCGCGACTTCTGGGCCTACACCCACACCGACGAAAACTCAGACCGCGTCGGCGAGTTCGCGATCGGCACTAACATCGGCGTCGACCGCGTCATCGGCAACATCCTTCAGGACGAAAAATTCCCCGGCATCCACATTGCCTTCGGAGACCCCTACGGCGCCCACACCGGAGCCCCCTGGAAGTCTTCAACGCACATCGACGTTGTCGGCCTCGAGTTCAGCATCTGGCTGGGCGACGCCGACGGCGAAGAACAGATCATGCGCGACGGCCAATTTCTCATCGAAGCTTAA
- a CDS encoding carboxylate-amine ligase, whose translation MRPSFTLGIEEEYQTVDPHTRDLRSHIATEMLAKGKLRLEERVKAEMHQSVIEVGTRVCKSIQVAQEDLFDLRRNMIALAEEHDLLLIAGATHPFADWRVQEIYPDPRYAQVVEDLQLVARANLIFGLHVHVGIEDREAAIRIMNSLRYFLPHILALSTNSPFWLGMETGYKSYRAKVFENFPRTNLPDSFASYSEFESYVNLLIKTNSIDNAKKIWWDVRPHPFFDTVEVRICDIPLRAQESIAIAALIQATACKLWHLHSKNIDYRQYSRALLMENKFRAVRYGIDGKMIDFGKQAEVPVRELIYEYLAFIDDVLDELGSRNEINYIHTMLAQGTGADRQLKVYRETGDLKAVVDYMAAETRAGL comes from the coding sequence ATGCGGCCATCCTTCACGCTAGGCATCGAAGAGGAGTATCAGACAGTCGACCCGCACACCCGCGACCTGCGTTCGCATATCGCGACCGAGATGCTCGCCAAGGGCAAACTCCGCCTCGAAGAGCGCGTCAAGGCCGAGATGCACCAATCCGTCATTGAGGTCGGCACCCGCGTCTGCAAGAGCATTCAAGTCGCCCAGGAGGACCTCTTCGATCTCCGCCGCAACATGATCGCCCTAGCCGAAGAGCACGACCTCCTCCTCATCGCCGGCGCCACCCACCCCTTCGCCGACTGGCGCGTTCAGGAGATCTATCCCGACCCCCGCTACGCCCAGGTCGTCGAAGACCTCCAACTCGTAGCCCGCGCCAACCTCATCTTCGGCCTCCACGTCCACGTCGGCATCGAAGACCGCGAAGCCGCCATCCGCATCATGAACTCCCTTCGCTACTTCCTCCCCCACATCCTCGCACTCTCCACCAACTCCCCCTTCTGGCTCGGTATGGAGACCGGCTACAAGAGCTACCGCGCCAAGGTCTTCGAAAACTTTCCCCGCACCAACCTCCCCGACAGCTTCGCCAGCTACTCCGAGTTCGAGAGCTACGTCAATCTCCTCATCAAGACCAACTCCATCGACAACGCAAAAAAAATCTGGTGGGACGTTCGCCCCCACCCCTTCTTCGACACCGTCGAGGTTCGCATCTGCGACATCCCCCTACGCGCACAGGAGTCCATCGCCATCGCCGCGCTCATCCAGGCCACAGCCTGCAAGCTCTGGCATCTGCACTCAAAAAACATCGACTATCGCCAGTACTCCCGCGCCCTGCTCATGGAAAACAAGTTCCGCGCCGTCCGTTACGGCATCGACGGCAAGATGATCGACTTCGGCAAACAGGCGGAAGTCCCCGTCCGCGAGCTCATCTACGAATACCTCGCCTTCATCGATGACGTCCTCGACGAACTAGGCAGCCGCAACGAGATCAACTACATCCACACGATGCTCGCCCAGGGCACTGGTGCCGACCGCCAACTCAAGGTCTACCGCGAAACCGGCGACCTCAAAGCCGTCGTCGACTACATGGCCGCTGAAACCCGCGCAGGTCTCTAA
- a CDS encoding ATP-grasp domain-containing protein, giving the protein MKKIGVLFGMENTFPGAFVDRVNAMEIEGIQAEFVHLGGVHMAEPSGYAVIVDRISHDLPFYRSYLKNAVLTGTQVINNPFWWSADDKFFNYALAKKLGVAIPKTVLLPHKKFPPQINERSLRNLQFPLDWDGIFEYVGFPAFLKPHDGGGWRDVFHVHNREEFFHAYDQTRDLCMTLQAAVNFKEYFRCYVVGQTDVRIMPYDPRRPHEQRYVLDPPCYDDKLLKRVEKDALTLCKGLGYDLNTVEFAVEDGIPYAIDFMNPAPDADLHSVGKESFEWIVDKVAKLAVKKAQSSDKKHDLNWSAFLAPSSKKSSAKSAPKKETKKKAAKKAAKKG; this is encoded by the coding sequence GTGAAGAAGATTGGTGTTCTGTTCGGAATGGAAAATACCTTTCCCGGCGCATTCGTCGATCGCGTCAACGCAATGGAGATCGAAGGCATTCAAGCCGAGTTCGTTCATCTTGGCGGAGTTCATATGGCCGAACCCTCCGGCTATGCCGTCATCGTCGATCGCATCTCGCATGACCTCCCCTTCTATCGCTCGTATCTGAAGAACGCCGTCCTCACCGGCACACAAGTCATCAACAATCCCTTCTGGTGGTCCGCCGACGACAAGTTCTTCAACTACGCCCTCGCCAAAAAACTAGGCGTCGCCATACCCAAAACCGTTCTCCTCCCACACAAAAAATTCCCGCCACAGATCAACGAGCGCTCTCTGCGCAACCTGCAGTTTCCCCTCGACTGGGACGGCATCTTCGAGTACGTCGGCTTCCCGGCCTTCCTCAAACCCCACGATGGCGGCGGCTGGCGCGACGTCTTCCACGTCCACAACCGAGAAGAATTCTTCCACGCCTACGACCAGACCCGCGACCTTTGCATGACCCTCCAGGCAGCAGTCAACTTCAAGGAGTACTTCCGCTGCTATGTGGTCGGCCAGACCGACGTCCGCATTATGCCCTACGACCCACGCCGCCCACACGAGCAGCGCTATGTCCTCGACCCACCGTGCTACGACGACAAGCTCCTCAAGCGCGTCGAAAAAGACGCCCTTACTCTTTGCAAGGGCCTCGGCTACGACCTCAACACGGTGGAGTTCGCCGTCGAAGATGGTATTCCCTACGCGATCGACTTCATGAATCCGGCTCCCGACGCTGACCTTCATTCAGTCGGCAAAGAGAGCTTCGAGTGGATCGTCGACAAAGTCGCGAAACTCGCCGTAAAGAAGGCACAATCCTCCGACAAAAAACATGATCTGAACTGGTCGGCCTTTCTTGCCCCCTCAAGCAAAAAATCATCCGCCAAATCCGCTCCTAAGAAAGAGACTAAAAAGAAGGCAGCGAAGAAAGCAGCCAAAAAGGGTTAG
- a CDS encoding esterase family protein, producing the protein MKRDYHKWFSPSLGRDMELLVFGHAGFPAIVFPTSQGRFYEFEDRHMVSTVQDKLEHGHLQLYCVDSVDGESWYNRNVPPRWRIARQVQYEQYVMNEVLPLVRHQNQYSGLGSIGTSFGGYHAMNIALRHPDVFHAMLSMSGAFDPSNFLRGYYDDDCYFNIPMHYLPNISDSWYLDRYRRNTYVLATGVHDQCWNENERMAQIFRNKSIPCRLDVWGDNTGHDWPWWQRMLATYL; encoded by the coding sequence ATGAAACGCGACTACCACAAATGGTTTTCACCCTCTCTCGGACGCGATATGGAGCTGCTCGTCTTCGGACACGCAGGCTTTCCGGCGATCGTCTTCCCCACCTCGCAAGGCCGCTTCTACGAGTTTGAAGACCGTCACATGGTCAGCACCGTCCAGGACAAACTTGAACACGGCCACCTCCAGCTCTACTGCGTCGACTCGGTTGACGGCGAGAGCTGGTACAACCGCAACGTCCCTCCACGCTGGCGCATCGCTCGTCAGGTGCAGTACGAGCAGTACGTCATGAACGAGGTCCTTCCCCTCGTACGCCACCAAAACCAATACTCCGGCCTCGGATCCATCGGCACCAGCTTCGGCGGCTACCATGCCATGAACATCGCCCTCCGCCATCCCGACGTCTTTCATGCCATGCTCTCCATGAGCGGAGCCTTCGATCCGTCCAACTTTCTCCGCGGCTACTACGACGACGACTGCTACTTCAACATTCCCATGCACTACCTCCCCAACATCAGCGATTCGTGGTATCTCGACCGCTACCGTCGCAACACCTACGTCCTGGCAACCGGCGTTCACGATCAGTGCTGGAACGAAAATGAACGCATGGCGCAGATCTTTCGCAACAAAAGTATCCCTTGCCGTCTCGACGTCTGGGGCGACAACACAGGCCACGACTGGCCCTGGTGGCAGAGAATGCTCGCGACCTATCTCTAG
- a CDS encoding alpha/beta hydrolase has translation MKPLSTSASHPVLDAPDPESISATSDEGVLREHTADDLDLNSRYSVRKFHSEILPDDRVVSVYLPPQYLEQEERRFPVFYLHDGQNLFDGRTSYIAGRTWNAHTTADRLNAAGEIEPVILVGVANTGLRRMAEYTPTRDFKMGGGEGRSYGRLLIEELKPLIDSSYRTLPEATHTGLGGSSLGGLISLYLGFTHPEVFGRVAVMSPSLWWDQRSIFSLVDQRRPKPELRIWLDIGTAEGARHVKDADHLERQLIKRGWKPGIDLAYMKADGAVHDENAWSERFADVLRFLFPAG, from the coding sequence TTGAAACCCTTATCGACATCCGCTTCCCATCCCGTGCTTGATGCCCCCGATCCCGAGTCGATCTCCGCCACCTCCGACGAAGGCGTGTTGAGAGAGCATACCGCAGACGATCTTGATTTGAATTCGAGATATAGCGTGCGTAAGTTTCATTCGGAGATTTTGCCAGATGACCGTGTGGTTTCCGTGTATTTGCCACCACAATATCTGGAGCAGGAGGAGCGGCGCTTCCCTGTCTTCTACCTCCATGACGGGCAGAACTTGTTCGACGGACGTACCTCGTACATTGCGGGACGGACCTGGAATGCGCATACGACTGCCGATCGATTGAACGCGGCAGGCGAGATTGAGCCGGTAATCCTGGTCGGCGTTGCAAATACAGGACTTCGGCGAATGGCCGAGTATACGCCCACGCGCGATTTCAAGATGGGCGGCGGGGAGGGCCGGAGCTACGGGCGGCTGCTGATCGAGGAGCTGAAGCCGCTGATCGACAGCTCGTACCGGACGCTGCCAGAGGCGACACATACGGGTCTGGGTGGGTCTTCGCTGGGTGGTTTGATCTCGCTTTATCTTGGGTTTACGCACCCTGAGGTGTTCGGGAGGGTGGCAGTGATGTCGCCTTCGTTGTGGTGGGATCAGCGGAGCATCTTCAGTTTGGTCGATCAGAGGCGCCCGAAGCCTGAGCTGCGGATTTGGCTGGATATTGGCACTGCGGAGGGCGCGCGTCATGTGAAGGATGCGGACCACCTGGAGCGGCAGCTGATCAAACGGGGTTGGAAGCCGGGGATTGACCTCGCTTATATGAAGGCGGACGGGGCAGTTCATGACGAAAATGCTTGGTCGGAGCGCTTTGCGGATGTTTTGCGGTTCCTGTTTCCCGCTGGATGA
- the rpsP gene encoding 30S ribosomal protein S16: MIRLARVGARKQPHYRIVVIEKDRARNGRSVEVVGTYNPRTTPATVDLKRDRIDYWTGNGAQLSERVGKLMAQKPAEAVAAA; the protein is encoded by the coding sequence ATGATCCGTTTGGCGCGCGTTGGAGCGCGTAAGCAGCCGCACTACCGCATCGTTGTCATTGAAAAGGACCGCGCCCGTAATGGCCGTTCGGTCGAGGTGGTGGGAACCTACAATCCGCGGACGACCCCCGCGACAGTTGATTTGAAGCGCGACCGTATCGATTACTGGACCGGCAACGGTGCACAGTTGTCGGAGCGCGTTGGGAAATTGATGGCCCAAAAGCCGGCAGAGGCAGTCGCAGCAGCTTAG
- a CDS encoding KH domain-containing protein, with amino-acid sequence MTQATQFPAGDDPVKNMTDLVAEIARALVDDPNSVTVEAIQDGECTALRLRVAHSDVGKVIGKQGRTARSMRTILSAASMKLKHRFSLDIVEEDQTPAP; translated from the coding sequence ATGACTCAGGCAACTCAGTTTCCTGCAGGGGACGACCCTGTAAAAAACATGACAGACCTTGTAGCGGAGATAGCCCGTGCCCTGGTTGACGACCCGAATAGCGTGACGGTCGAAGCCATTCAAGATGGCGAATGCACTGCGCTTCGCCTGCGTGTTGCCCATAGCGACGTCGGCAAGGTGATCGGCAAACAAGGCAGGACTGCGCGATCGATGCGCACCATCCTCAGTGCAGCCAGCATGAAGCTGAAGCACCGCTTTTCGCTCGACATTGTCGAAGAAGATCAAACGCCAGCTCCATAG
- the rimM gene encoding ribosome maturation factor RimM (Essential for efficient processing of 16S rRNA), translated as MTESAPAWIVLAHLLRPQGRKGEVLAELFTDFPERFEEQTRVFLAPTGFKGEEAKARLAEVVSFWLPVGKNDGRIVLHFAGVDTISDAESIAGQDVIVPREERLPLDDESVYISELIGCTVYDGTMSIGVVEDVQFATTADGARRLTDAAPLLAVASRDGDEVLIPFAKAFLVKVDTEGKRIEMTLPDGLVDVNRSAIGKT; from the coding sequence ATGACGGAAAGCGCACCAGCATGGATCGTACTGGCACACCTGCTTCGGCCACAGGGCCGCAAAGGCGAGGTGCTCGCGGAGCTGTTTACCGACTTCCCCGAACGATTTGAAGAGCAGACGAGAGTCTTTCTTGCTCCGACTGGCTTCAAGGGCGAAGAGGCGAAGGCGCGTTTGGCTGAGGTAGTGTCGTTCTGGCTGCCTGTCGGGAAGAATGATGGGCGTATCGTGCTGCATTTTGCAGGTGTCGATACGATCTCGGACGCTGAATCGATTGCCGGGCAGGATGTGATCGTTCCACGGGAAGAACGGCTTCCGTTGGACGACGAGTCGGTCTATATCAGCGAACTGATCGGTTGCACGGTCTATGACGGAACGATGTCAATTGGTGTCGTCGAAGATGTGCAGTTTGCCACGACCGCCGATGGGGCGCGTCGATTGACCGATGCCGCCCCGTTGCTGGCAGTCGCCTCACGCGATGGAGATGAAGTGCTGATTCCGTTTGCGAAGGCATTTCTGGTGAAGGTAGACACTGAGGGGAAGCGGATCGAGATGACGTTGCCTGACGGTTTGGTTGACGTCAACCGGAGTGCAATCGGTAAGACCTAG
- the trmD gene encoding tRNA (guanosine(37)-N1)-methyltransferase TrmD, with product MRFDIITIFPDFFTGPFHYGILKRARTAGLVDIATHDLRNFTHDRHRTVDDRPFGGGEGMVLKPQPIYDAVQSLHIAPKHERQRQKETVILLSAQGQPFSQSVAQELALTERVVILCGRYEGIDERVNEMLCDREISIGDYVLSGGELAAAVIVDAVVRLLPGALGNPDSSRFESFGAEDAVEDAGEADGPPRSTYGSGGLLDYPHYTRPADFMGRLVPEALSGGDHEAIRRWRRRMALKKTLENRPDLLDKTEIDDEDRKILAELRGYRESE from the coding sequence ATGCGCTTCGATATCATTACGATCTTTCCCGACTTCTTTACCGGCCCGTTCCACTATGGGATTCTGAAGCGCGCCCGGACTGCTGGTTTGGTCGATATCGCCACGCATGACTTGCGCAACTTCACGCACGATCGCCATCGCACGGTGGACGACCGCCCATTCGGTGGAGGAGAAGGGATGGTGTTGAAACCGCAACCGATCTACGATGCGGTGCAGTCGCTGCATATCGCGCCAAAACACGAGCGGCAGAGGCAGAAGGAGACCGTGATCTTGCTATCGGCGCAGGGGCAGCCGTTTAGTCAGTCGGTGGCGCAGGAACTAGCGTTGACGGAGCGCGTCGTAATTTTGTGCGGACGATATGAGGGGATCGACGAGCGGGTGAATGAGATGCTCTGCGACAGGGAGATTTCGATCGGTGACTATGTGCTGTCGGGTGGTGAACTGGCAGCAGCGGTGATCGTCGACGCGGTCGTGCGGTTGTTGCCGGGAGCGCTGGGCAACCCTGATTCGTCGCGATTTGAGAGCTTTGGCGCAGAGGATGCTGTGGAGGATGCAGGTGAGGCAGATGGGCCGCCGCGGTCGACCTATGGCTCTGGTGGGCTGCTCGACTACCCACACTACACGCGGCCCGCGGATTTTATGGGAAGGCTGGTCCCAGAGGCGCTCTCGGGGGGCGATCACGAGGCAATCCGAAGATGGCGGAGACGGATGGCATTGAAGAAGACGCTGGAGAACCGGCCAGATCTACTGGATAAGACCGA